TCATATGAGGATATTCACCGACCAACGCTTTCGCCGTCGCTTCGAGCATGGGCGCACTAATGTCGATTGGCACGTAGCGCAGCTCGAGATTCCGGCGCTGTCCTTCATCAAAGAGCAAGCGTGTTTTCACCGAACTGCCACTGCCTAACTCAACAATCGTACAATCGCCGATTTCATCCCAAATATCGGCAGCGTGGGTCTGCAGAATACTCGCTTCGGTGCGGGTAAGGTAATATTCCGGTTGTTGGCAAATCTGCTCAAATAAAAGCGAGCCGCGGCGATCGTAAAAATACTTGGGTGGAATCGTCTTTTGCGAGCGCTGCAAACCCGTAGTGACATCCTCACAGAAATGTGAGCGAATCTCGACTGGAGTGGTGATGCGAAGGCGGTGACCTCCCGAGTGTTGCGTGTCCATTGTCATCTCGTCTTTCCTTTCCCTATGACAACCACGAGAAGAGAGGCGGCGACGCTGTGGTGTCGAGGTTATGCGTCAATCGTCGTCCTTGGCACAGCGAAAACCAGAGAATATCGCCCGCATGCCAGGATGATACCAATTGCGAAATGCTGAACGGCGGATGTGCTCTTGGGTTACCCATGACCCGCCACGTAACACGCGATGCTGCTGATCGAAGTACGGCACTGAATATCCTTCATAGGGATGGGCACGAAAACCTGGGTAAGGGTGAAACCACGTTGATGTCCACTCCCACACTCGGCCTGTCCCACTTAGCTCGTTACTTGTCGCTGCATATTCCCATTCGGCTTCGGTTGGCAAGCGTTTTCCAACCCATCGTGCGTACGCATCAGCCTCGTACCAGCTTACGCACCGTACTGGCTGTTCAAGCACTAGGGGTGATGCGTAGCCAAAGTCCAGTTCGATCCAGCGTCCAGCAGAGAGCTGTCGCCAGTAGCGTGGGTGCCGAACTCTTTCGTCCTGACACCAGCGCCAACCACCCGTAGTCCAGTAGCGTGAGCGTTCATACCCACCATCCTCTACGAAGTGGATGAATTCACCATTCGTGACTGGCCACTGATCGATAGAGGATGCGGAGAGGCGCACTTCATGGCGCGGACGCTCGTTGTCCAACGTCTCGCGTATGTCGTCGCTGCCGATAGGAACAGTTCTTTCCGGGAGATAATTCATCCGTCCTGTCGGGTGTAGTCCGGCAGTATGACCAAAAAATGGCGAATAGCGGTGATAGACCTGATTCCGCCACTCCACTTCGGTGCAGTTATTGGAGACAGATTCACACTGGGCTGCGCCCAAGAGTTGGAGAATAATGAGCATGGTTTCCAAATGCTGCTCTTCGTGTTGCAGGAGCATGGAGAAGATGTTGCCATGCTGTAACAGAGGATGTGAGGTGTGAAATGAAGCCTGTGCAAGAAACCGCGCCGTCTCGGCTCGAACAGTGCTCAGGTAAGTCAGCATTTCCTCACGGGGTGGCAACTGGCCCCGTTTTGTCTTCGGATTCTCTGTTGGAGTGAAGAAGAAGTCATAAAACGGCGAAAGTGAGGCTTGTCTTTGACATTGTTGGCGAAGCCAAAACGACTCGACGACCCCGATATGACCAAGGTGCCAACCAACCGGGCTAAACTCGGAGTGAACCTGGCGACGGAGATCTGGATCTGCCACCGCAGCAACGAGTCGCAGTGTACGATTTCGCGCCTCTTCCAGCACGGCGAGGTATTCCGTTGGGGTTCGCATAATGTTGCCACTTATGAGATGGATAACGGGATGGTCTCTGCACGTAAGTCGTGGTCGATCGCTAAGACACAACTCTCAGGTATGACGTTCCACTCTACCTGTGACGATAAGCGTTCTGAGGCGACTATCGTGGCGTTAGGAAACAAGGCTGAACGCTGTTGATAGTAGAGGGACGGTGCTGGTGTTGCGGTTGAGAAACGTGAAACAACAAGGGATTCGCCATTGGTTACCGCGAGGTTCAGTGCAACATGTAACTGCTGTGGTCGTGCCCAAAGGGCCAATTGTCGAATGGTTGCGTGCAGCGCCTCACTCATGGCTTGTGCTGTTGCCGCTCGTGCATGAAGAAAATTGAGAAACAACGCAAAGACGTGTTCTGAGTCGGTCGTGCCACCGATAGTGCTGTAATACTCGTCACGTAACGTTTCACGGATGCGACGCATGAGGGTTTGGCGGAAATTCTCGATATAACCGTTATGCATGAAGAGAAACCGCTGATAAGCAAAGGGCTGACAGTTGCTTTGATCAACTGCCTGGCCAGGGGTGGCACTCCGCACGTTGGCGAAAATGCAATCTGACGCAATGTGTTTGCTGAGACCAGGAAGATTGCGGTCGCTCCAGATCGGGGTGATATTGGTGTAGACACATGGGGTTGGGTCGAGCGCACGATTGTACCAACCGACACCGAAGCCATCGGCGTTGACGACGCCAGATGTCATCTCGCGCGGCTGATAGCTCTGCACTACGAGTGAATGTTCAGTCTCACTCACTACGCGTGCCAGCGGAATTGCTTGGCCCAGGTAGGCAACGAATCTGCACATCATATCACCACGGCGATGACTCGGGCTTCCTCAGCAGCAAGCGCCGCAGTCGTTGAGCCTCATCATGAATTTCTTCGTAGCTACCACCAAACAGGTCAATCTGCGCCAACACGGTGCCGAACTCACTGACTTGTTTGACGCGATCGCCTGGCGACACATACCGCGTCAGTTGCGGTAGTGCACGTGCCTGGGCAAAATCGAAAAGATGCTCGGCTTGGTCTTCCGCAAAGGTAATGAAATTAAATTGCCCGCCGACAGCACCGGTGGACGTCGAAGACGGAACGAGTCGACGACCAGTAGCCAACGCCAGTCCTGCCTCATACACGCAGGAGTTCAGACAACGACGGTACAGATTGTAAAAGCACGTTGCTGCGCGCCCGTTAATCTCGGTTAACGTGGCTGTGTCCTCATGACACCAGAACTCGATATTGAAAAATCCATTATTCAAGCCGACATTGCCGATTGCTTCCTTCGCGCGTTCTTCCAGCAACATTTGTATGCGCGGTGAATGACGCGACGGCAATGAAAAGTTGTCTATGACCCGCGTGCCGGGGTAGGTGTTCGTGTCGGTGATCGCCCAGATATACGGCTGATTATCCTCTACCCAGCCTTCGACCGTTACTTGAGGTCCGTCGATGAACTCCTCGACTAACATGATGTCACGTGCGGCTAGTGGATATCTCTGCTGATCGATATAACGACGAAAAAAGGGGAAGTAGAGTGGTGACCAAGAGCCATATTCGCGTCGCGCCACAGTGAGGGCATGGTGCAGATCCTGTGGTGACTCAAGCTTGAAACCCAGAATACCGAGATTGAGCCACGGCGGTTTGATGTAACAGGGGTAGCCTGGCACCGAGGGATTCTCAGCATGGAGGTCGAGTGCTGCACAACGGACCGGAGCTGACTCACTCAGGCGCGAATAATACTTATGCAAACAGAGAAACACTGATTCGACGCTGGGACCACGAAAACCAAACTCTTCGCATAAAGCGGCAGCGACGATATCGGCGACATCCCGTGAATAAAAAACTGCATCGATGTGATGCTTCCGGATATACTCGCGACACAGATCTGTATAGGCGAGGAGATCGAGTTCGGGTGACGGCGTACGCGGGTTCAGTGGGGCATCGAGCAGATGAAAGCGGTAGC
The Deltaproteobacteria bacterium genome window above contains:
- the egtB gene encoding ergothioneine biosynthesis protein EgtB; translation: MRTPTEYLAVLEEARNRTLRLVAAVADPDLRRQVHSEFSPVGWHLGHIGVVESFWLRQQCQRQASLSPFYDFFFTPTENPKTKRGQLPPREEMLTYLSTVRAETARFLAQASFHTSHPLLQHGNIFSMLLQHEEQHLETMLIILQLLGAAQCESVSNNCTEVEWRNQVYHRYSPFFGHTAGLHPTGRMNYLPERTVPIGSDDIRETLDNERPRHEVRLSASSIDQWPVTNGEFIHFVEDGGYERSRYWTTGGWRWCQDERVRHPRYWRQLSAGRWIELDFGYASPLVLEQPVRCVSWYEADAYARWVGKRLPTEAEWEYAATSNELSGTGRVWEWTSTWFHPYPGFRAHPYEGYSVPYFDQQHRVLRGGSWVTQEHIRRSAFRNWYHPGMRAIFSGFRCAKDDD
- the egtC gene encoding ergothioneine biosynthesis protein EgtC; the protein is MCRFVAYLGQAIPLARVVSETEHSLVVQSYQPREMTSGVVNADGFGVGWYNRALDPTPCVYTNITPIWSDRNLPGLSKHIASDCIFANVRSATPGQAVDQSNCQPFAYQRFLFMHNGYIENFRQTLMRRIRETLRDEYYSTIGGTTDSEHVFALFLNFLHARAATAQAMSEALHATIRQLALWARPQQLHVALNLAVTNGESLVVSRFSTATPAPSLYYQQRSALFPNATIVASERLSSQVEWNVIPESCVLAIDHDLRAETIPLSIS
- a CDS encoding ATP-grasp domain-containing protein; the protein is MDVLITCPSQRDRTALAAIEGYRFHLLDAPLNPRTPSPELDLLAYTDLCREYIRKHHIDAVFYSRDVADIVAAALCEEFGFRGPSVESVFLCLHKYYSRLSESAPVRCAALDLHAENPSVPGYPCYIKPPWLNLGILGFKLESPQDLHHALTVARREYGSWSPLYFPFFRRYIDQQRYPLAARDIMLVEEFIDGPQVTVEGWVEDNQPYIWAITDTNTYPGTRVIDNFSLPSRHSPRIQMLLEERAKEAIGNVGLNNGFFNIEFWCHEDTATLTEINGRAATCFYNLYRRCLNSCVYEAGLALATGRRLVPSSTSTGAVGGQFNFITFAEDQAEHLFDFAQARALPQLTRYVSPGDRVKQVSEFGTVLAQIDLFGGSYEEIHDEAQRLRRLLLRKPESSPW